From Paenibacillus sp. GP183, one genomic window encodes:
- the cysW gene encoding sulfate ABC transporter permease subunit CysW has product MAKVTVRPAHISEPAAVKWILIAVAILFLFLILILPIISVFVEAFRKGSDLYFAALKESDAVAAIQLTLKTAAIAVPLNLIFGLAAAWAITKFKFRGKNVLITLIDLPFAISPVIAGLMLVLLFGAQGWFGTWLQAHDIKILFSLPAIVLATIFVTFPFVARELIPLMQAQGTLEEEAAATLGAKGWRIFWKVTIPNIKWGLLYGVILSNARAMGEFGAVSVVSGHIRGSTNTMPLHIQILYNEYQYNSAFAVASLLVLLAVVTLIVKSLAEWKFNQDGKQVLGESGE; this is encoded by the coding sequence ATGGCCAAAGTTACCGTTCGACCTGCCCATATTTCTGAACCTGCTGCAGTAAAATGGATTTTAATTGCAGTAGCCATACTGTTTTTATTTCTCATCCTTATACTTCCGATCATCAGCGTGTTTGTCGAAGCATTTAGAAAAGGCAGTGATTTATATTTCGCTGCTCTAAAAGAATCGGATGCTGTCGCGGCTATTCAATTGACATTGAAAACCGCAGCGATAGCAGTTCCTCTGAATTTGATATTCGGATTGGCCGCTGCATGGGCGATTACCAAATTCAAATTTCGCGGCAAAAATGTATTGATCACGCTGATCGATTTGCCGTTTGCTATTTCTCCGGTCATCGCCGGTTTGATGTTAGTCCTGTTGTTTGGGGCTCAGGGCTGGTTCGGCACCTGGCTGCAAGCTCACGATATCAAAATTCTCTTTTCCTTGCCGGCTATTGTGCTGGCGACCATATTCGTGACCTTTCCCTTTGTAGCCAGAGAGTTGATACCTCTCATGCAGGCTCAAGGTACACTGGAAGAAGAAGCCGCGGCCACTTTAGGCGCAAAAGGCTGGCGTATTTTCTGGAAGGTTACAATTCCCAATATCAAATGGGGGCTTTTGTACGGGGTCATTCTAAGCAACGCAAGGGCTATGGGCGAATTTGGAGCTGTATCGGTTGTTTCCGGTCATATCCGCGGCTCTACGAATACGATGCCGCTGCATATTCAGATTCTGTATAACGAATATCAGTATAATTCTGCTTTTGCGGTCGCTTCCTTATTGGTGCTGCTTGCTGTGGTGACTCTGATTGTGAAAAGCCTGGCCGAATGGAAATTTAACCAAGACGGTAAACAAGTTCTAGGAGAAAGCGGGGAATAA